A region of the Drosophila ananassae strain 14024-0371.13 chromosome XL, ASM1763931v2, whole genome shotgun sequence genome:
tgatCTCTTCACAGAATCCAAAGCTTTAAGGACAATTTCAAACGTCTGGAAGGTGTCTCGGTTGGAAATCCTTTATTGGAAAGGTGGCAGGACTCTAGGTGGTCGGCTGCCGTTGCATTGTTGTGCCTCTGGGCCTGGGTTGTGGGTTTTTTGGCCAAACGCTGCACTCCTCTTGGCCAATTGCAGTTCACGAATCAAAAACGCGGGAAACAGCTGGCTTCGGCAGTGTGACCAGCCATCGGGCAGGCGGGAAAAGTAGCGTTAGAATCGGAGAAGAAAAGAGATAGCAGCTGCCATTCACCTGGAAATCGTTCCAGGTGTTtcttaaattcattttttaacagaaatcttaactatttttaagagaaaaactaaaaaataaaaactaaaaactatcACCGAAGAAGAAGCTAAAAGATTCGAGTGGAAAGCTTTTACTTTCACTTTTAAATGCAACTTTGGTCACACTGCCAGCCCGcacatgttttattttttaaacaaactcggaaattaaataaaaaaatatatttctaagAACTTCTAACACCCAAAAATGACCAAGGACATCAAGAGGAAGCTACTGGCTCAGCAACAAGTCTTCTCCCGGATGAACTTCCTCTTCCAGGCCGCCCATCTGATGGCCGACAGGGAGCAGCCCAAACTGGCGGCCTATTACGGAAAATTGTGCCGGAATGTGGGCACCAAGGCCGTCATGCACATGTAAGTTGGCTGGACGAATCCCAGGAGCAGTTATCCTTCATCCCACAGCTTCCTCCCCCCATCCAGGGCTCCGGCCGTGAAGCGCCAGTTGTGCCGTCGCTGCTCCCTGCCCCTGATTCCCGGCCGGAACACAGAGCTCCAGCTGGAGGAGAAGAGTACGGAAATCAAGCCCAAAAAGAAGCGTAATCGTAGGCTGAAGAAGAAGCCCAACAACGACAAGAGAGAGGAGGCGAAATCTCCACTAGAACCTGCTCCAGAAATCCCCAAGAAAACCGAAC
Encoded here:
- the LOC6504792 gene encoding ribonuclease P protein subunit rpr2 translates to MTKDIKRKLLAQQQVFSRMNFLFQAAHLMADREQPKLAAYYGKLCRNVGTKAVMHMAPAVKRQLCRRCSLPLIPGRNTELQLEEKSTEIKPKKKRNRRLKKKPNNDKREEAKSPLEPAPEIPKKTERIPVFLECSLCQSRRTFVPTESQRECWLEQPEAVVSEFSLREENGQ